In Triticum urartu cultivar G1812 chromosome 6, Tu2.1, whole genome shotgun sequence, the following proteins share a genomic window:
- the LOC125516928 gene encoding uncharacterized protein LOC125516928: MALKCYAFLKARKSFALGCNPGLIVGYMQQLREGSGQNDESAMTGEDDVNVLPPLVVMGEDELQVEKQPHGYIFRKNLLEARQDGGLMTIDRVWQPDNMFLMPMPQQLKDICLSLALFKLLRCRFARYKLTDVISMETTHFIRSILLKDGQHERAFMMIADELSFLHDYYASPLPISYLDNWLIITNMVISLLSIGYYVLAGMDIIAMVYKHSLFMPSQLSPADNRSDVLFTLRCVYKCSEHSDRTDLKFGSIYSDLIPLLLLLLFVVVAEARDVASYLCSSWTKVILTCRCVHRASLKLSPVVPKWVGFLLRCRCNWLMRHWNNKMRQSSLLVLHPKQLHQLVLPGCLLHLLGRKRRNNVKVPSEVKACIINALRSTSGSNGAGLSKGTTSLRQSQAGRSLLWACNNSKGTSDTILVWHITTTILEVRHPHHQGDGRPSSVVSEKKIAATHLSCYCAYLVESCPELLPDDDAWSKYLYKEVKKDAERALVSGGDGIEVSSLTPEAGYRQLIELLGATQNHEVLKDAAKLAEQLGDLIGGEEMLWELLAGFWSEMILYVAPSDNGHLQAIDRGGELITLWALLAHVGTVDRPDDTNANAAAGAPAAVVRPDAAASAPSVSSV; encoded by the coding sequence ATGGCATTGAAATGTTACGCATTCCTAAAGGCCCGGAAATCCTTTGCACTCGGATGCAATCCTGGTCTTATTGTTGGATATATGCAGCAGCTGCGAGAAGGAAGTGGTCAAAATGACGAGTCAGCGATGACAGGCGAGGATGATGTGAATGTGCTTCCTCCACTTGTAGTTATGGGTGAGGACGAACTGCAAGTAGAGAAGCAACCTCATGGTTACATCTTCAGAAAAAACTTATTGGAGGCACGTCAAGATGGTGGTTTAATGACCATTGACAGAGTTTGGCAACCAGACAACATGTTTCTGATGCCAATGCCACAACAACTGAAAGATATATGCTTGTCATTGGCATTGTTCAAGTTGCTAAGGTGTCGATTTGCAAGGTACAAACTCACCGATGTCATCTCTATGGAGACCACGCATTTCATCAGAAGCATCTTGCTGAAGGATGGTCAACATGAAAGGGCGTTCATGATGATTGCAGATGAGCTTTCTTTTCTTCATGATTACTATGCTTCACCGCTCCCAATCTCCTATTTAGACAACTGGTTGATTATAACCAATATGGTTATCTCACTCTTGAGCATAGGTTACTACGTACTTGCTGGGATGGACATCATCGCAATGGTGTACAAACATTCCCTTTTCATGCCTAGCCAACTCTCCCCTGCTGACAACAGGTCTGATGTGCTGTTCACGCTTCGTTGCGTGTACAAATGTAGTGAGCACAGCGACCGGACAGACTTGAAGTTTGGAAGTATATATTCTGATCTAATACCATTACTGCTGCTCCTTCTGTTCGTCGTGGTTGCTGAGGCGAGGGATGTTGCTTCCTACCTATGCTCTAGCTGGACCAAAGTAATTCTCACCTGCCGCTGTGTGCACCGCGCCTCCTTGAAGCTTTCTCCCGTCGTCCCAAAATGGGTTGGCTTTTTGTTGCGATGCAGATGCAACTGGTTGATGAGGCATTGGAACAACAAAATGAGACAAAGCTCATTGCTGGTGCTTCACCCAAAGCAACTTCACCAACTTGTCTTACCTGGCTGCCTTCTTCACTTGCTGGGCCGAAAGAGGAGGAATAATGTCAAGGTACCATCAGAAGTGAAGGCTTGCATCATCAACGCCCTAAGAAGTACTAGTGGAAGCAATGGAGCTGGCCTAAGCAAAGGCACAACGTCCCTGCGCCAAAGCCAAGCTGGCAGAAGCTTACTCTGGGCCTGCAACAACAGCAAAGGTACATCTGACACCATACTTGTGTGGCACATCACCACGACCATCCTTGAGGTGAGGCACCCACACCATCAAGGAGATGGCCGGCCTTCTTCTGTTGTTTCTGAGAAGAAGATCGCCGCCACTCACCTGTCGTGCTATTGCGCGTATCTGGTGGAGTCCTGCCCCGAGCTACTTCCTGATGATGATGCATGGAGCAAGTACCTCTACAAGGAAGTTAAGAAGGACGCCGAGCGAGCCCTCGTCAGTGGCGGCGACGGCATTGAGGTGTCATCCCTGACGCCGGAAGCGGGGTACCGACAGTTGATCGAGTTGTTGGGTGCTACACAGAATCATGAGGTGCTCAAAGATGCCGCGAAGCTCGCAGAGCAGCTCGGGGACCTGATCGGAGGCGAGGAGATGTTGTGGGAGTTGCTGGCCGGGTTTTGGTCGGAGATGATCCTGTACGTGGCTCCGTCGGACAACGGGCACCTACAGGCCATCGACAGGGGCGGCGAGCTGATCACTCTCTGGGCATTGCTCGCCCATGTCGGCACCGTCGACAGGCCTGACGACACTAACGCCAACGCCGCTGCAGGTGCTCCAGCCGCCGTCGTCAGGCCCGACGCCGCTGCAAGTGCTCCCTCAGTCAGTAGTGTTTAA
- the LOC125514990 gene encoding senescence-specific cysteine protease SAG39-like isoform X4 — MAISKALILSILGCLCFCSSVLAARELNDDLSMVARHESWMVQYNRVYKDTTEKTHRFEVFRANVGFIESFNAENHKFYLGINQFTDLTNEEFKATKANKGYKPSLERVPTGFRYENVSLDALPETIDWRTKGAVTPIKDQGQCGCCWAFSAVAATEGIVKLKTGKLISLSEQELVDCDVHGEDQGCEGGLMDDAFKFIIKNDGLTTESNYPYTATDDKCKSGTNGAATIKSYEDVPTNNEGALMQAVASQPVSVAVDGGDMTFQFYKGGVMTGSCGTDLDHGIAAIGYGKTSDGTKYWLLKNSWGTTWGENGYLRMEKDITDKRGMCGLAMEPSYPTA, encoded by the exons ATGGCCATCTCAAAAGCTTTGATCCTTAGCATCCTCGGGTGCCTCTGCTTCTGCAGTTCGGTCCTAGCAGCTCGGGAGCTCAACGATGACTTGTCAATGGTGGCAAGGCATGAGAGTTGGATGGTGCAGTACAACCGTGTGTACAAGGACACTACTGAGAAGACACATCGATTTGAGGTGTTCAGGGCCAATGTCGGGTTCATCGAGTCGTTTAACGCCGAGAACCACAAGTTCTATTTGGGCATCAATCAGTTCACTGACCTGACCAACGAGGAGTTCAAGGCGACAAAGGCTAACAAGGGGTACAAACCAAGCTTGGAGAGGGTGCCTACCGGATTCAGGTACGAGAATGTAAGTCTCGATGCACTTCCGGAAACCATAGACTGGAGGACCAAAGGTGCAGTTACTCCTATCAAGGATCAGGGCCAATGTG GTTGTTGTTGGGCGTTTTCTGCTGTCGCTGCTACGGAGGGCATCGTTAAGCTCAAAACTGGCAAGCTAATATCATTGTCGGAGCAAGAGTTGGTGGATTGTGATGTCCATGGTGAAGACCAAGGTTGTGAAGGAGGACTCATGGACGATGCCTTTAAGTTCATTATCAAAAATGATGGTCTCACCACCGAGTCCAACTACCCATATACCGCGACAGATGACAAGTGCAAGAGTGGAACCAATGGTGCCGCAACCATCAAAAGCTATGAGGATGTTCCAACCAACAACGAGGGAGCCCTCATGCAAGCCGTCGCAAGTCAACCTGTCTCGGTAGCTGTAGATGGAGGAGATATGACGTTCCAGTTTTACAAAGGTGGAGTAATGACGGGCTCATGTGGCACTGATCTAGACCATGGAATTGCAGCTATTGGTTATGGCAAGACCAGCGATGGCACAAAGTATTGGTTGTTGAAGAACTCATGGGGAACAACATGGGGCGAGAACGGATATTTAAGAATGGAGAAGGACATTACCGACAAGAGAGGCATGTGTGGCCTTGCAATGGAGCCTTCTTACCCCACTGCATAG
- the LOC125514990 gene encoding senescence-specific cysteine protease SAG39-like isoform X3: MKHKAEHILQTSSSKQSIKHTMAISKALILSILGCLCFCSSVLAARELNDDLSMVARHESWMVQYNRVYKDTTEKTHRFEVFRANVGFIESFNAENHKFYLGINQFTDLTNEEFKATKANKGYKPSLERVPTGFRYENVSLDALPETIDWRTKGAVTPIKDQGQCGCCWAFSAVAATEGIVKLKTGKLISLSEQELVDCDVHGEDQGCEGGLMDDAFKFIIKNDGLTTESNYPYTATDDKCKSGTNGAATIKSYEDVPTNNEGALMQAVASQPVSVAVDGGDMTFQFYKGGVMTGSCGTDLDHGIAAIGYGKTSDGTKYWLLKNSWGTTWGENGYLRMEKDITDKRGMCGLAMEPSYPTA, translated from the exons ATG AAACACAAAGCAGAGCACATATTGCAGACCAGCAGTAGCAAGCAGTCCATCAAACATACCATGGCCATCTCAAAAGCTTTGATCCTTAGCATCCTCGGGTGCCTCTGCTTCTGCAGTTCGGTCCTAGCAGCTCGGGAGCTCAACGATGACTTGTCAATGGTGGCAAGGCATGAGAGTTGGATGGTGCAGTACAACCGTGTGTACAAGGACACTACTGAGAAGACACATCGATTTGAGGTGTTCAGGGCCAATGTCGGGTTCATCGAGTCGTTTAACGCCGAGAACCACAAGTTCTATTTGGGCATCAATCAGTTCACTGACCTGACCAACGAGGAGTTCAAGGCGACAAAGGCTAACAAGGGGTACAAACCAAGCTTGGAGAGGGTGCCTACCGGATTCAGGTACGAGAATGTAAGTCTCGATGCACTTCCGGAAACCATAGACTGGAGGACCAAAGGTGCAGTTACTCCTATCAAGGATCAGGGCCAATGTG GTTGTTGTTGGGCGTTTTCTGCTGTCGCTGCTACGGAGGGCATCGTTAAGCTCAAAACTGGCAAGCTAATATCATTGTCGGAGCAAGAGTTGGTGGATTGTGATGTCCATGGTGAAGACCAAGGTTGTGAAGGAGGACTCATGGACGATGCCTTTAAGTTCATTATCAAAAATGATGGTCTCACCACCGAGTCCAACTACCCATATACCGCGACAGATGACAAGTGCAAGAGTGGAACCAATGGTGCCGCAACCATCAAAAGCTATGAGGATGTTCCAACCAACAACGAGGGAGCCCTCATGCAAGCCGTCGCAAGTCAACCTGTCTCGGTAGCTGTAGATGGAGGAGATATGACGTTCCAGTTTTACAAAGGTGGAGTAATGACGGGCTCATGTGGCACTGATCTAGACCATGGAATTGCAGCTATTGGTTATGGCAAGACCAGCGATGGCACAAAGTATTGGTTGTTGAAGAACTCATGGGGAACAACATGGGGCGAGAACGGATATTTAAGAATGGAGAAGGACATTACCGACAAGAGAGGCATGTGTGGCCTTGCAATGGAGCCTTCTTACCCCACTGCATAG
- the LOC125514990 gene encoding senescence-specific cysteine protease SAG39-like isoform X2, translating to MMLCEGVQDDGRWQGVAWCYAQCVYSAECYTLPFSFELQRRTTQQLQHMLYKKHKAEHILQTSSSKQSIKHTMAISKALILSILGCLCFCSSVLAARELNDDLSMVARHESWMVQYNRVYKDTTEKTHRFEVFRANVGFIESFNAENHKFYLGINQFTDLTNEEFKATKANKGYKPSLERVPTGFRYENVSLDALPETIDWRTKGAVTPIKDQGQCGCCWAFSAVAATEGIVKLKTGKLISLSEQELVDCDVHGEDQGCEGGLMDDAFKFIIKNDGLTTESNYPYTATDDKCKSGTNGAATIKSYEDVPTNNEGALMQAVASQPVSVAVDGGDMTFQFYKGGVMTGSCGTDLDHGIAAIGYGKTSDGTKYWLLKNSWGTTWGENGYLRMEKDITDKRGMCGLAMEPSYPTA from the exons GTGTCGCTTGGTGCTATGCACAGTGTGTCTACTCTGCAGAGTGTTACACACTACCGTTCAGCTTTGAGCTACAACGCCGCACAACCCAGCAACTGCAGCACATGCTATACAAG AAACACAAAGCAGAGCACATATTGCAGACCAGCAGTAGCAAGCAGTCCATCAAACATACCATGGCCATCTCAAAAGCTTTGATCCTTAGCATCCTCGGGTGCCTCTGCTTCTGCAGTTCGGTCCTAGCAGCTCGGGAGCTCAACGATGACTTGTCAATGGTGGCAAGGCATGAGAGTTGGATGGTGCAGTACAACCGTGTGTACAAGGACACTACTGAGAAGACACATCGATTTGAGGTGTTCAGGGCCAATGTCGGGTTCATCGAGTCGTTTAACGCCGAGAACCACAAGTTCTATTTGGGCATCAATCAGTTCACTGACCTGACCAACGAGGAGTTCAAGGCGACAAAGGCTAACAAGGGGTACAAACCAAGCTTGGAGAGGGTGCCTACCGGATTCAGGTACGAGAATGTAAGTCTCGATGCACTTCCGGAAACCATAGACTGGAGGACCAAAGGTGCAGTTACTCCTATCAAGGATCAGGGCCAATGTG GTTGTTGTTGGGCGTTTTCTGCTGTCGCTGCTACGGAGGGCATCGTTAAGCTCAAAACTGGCAAGCTAATATCATTGTCGGAGCAAGAGTTGGTGGATTGTGATGTCCATGGTGAAGACCAAGGTTGTGAAGGAGGACTCATGGACGATGCCTTTAAGTTCATTATCAAAAATGATGGTCTCACCACCGAGTCCAACTACCCATATACCGCGACAGATGACAAGTGCAAGAGTGGAACCAATGGTGCCGCAACCATCAAAAGCTATGAGGATGTTCCAACCAACAACGAGGGAGCCCTCATGCAAGCCGTCGCAAGTCAACCTGTCTCGGTAGCTGTAGATGGAGGAGATATGACGTTCCAGTTTTACAAAGGTGGAGTAATGACGGGCTCATGTGGCACTGATCTAGACCATGGAATTGCAGCTATTGGTTATGGCAAGACCAGCGATGGCACAAAGTATTGGTTGTTGAAGAACTCATGGGGAACAACATGGGGCGAGAACGGATATTTAAGAATGGAGAAGGACATTACCGACAAGAGAGGCATGTGTGGCCTTGCAATGGAGCCTTCTTACCCCACTGCATAG
- the LOC125514990 gene encoding senescence-specific cysteine protease SAG39-like isoform X1 gives MHSVSTLQSVTHYRSALSYNAAQPSNCSTCYTRCPPAQHGHHNCCEIWYFYEVVNGKEHLSGREKHKAEHILQTSSSKQSIKHTMAISKALILSILGCLCFCSSVLAARELNDDLSMVARHESWMVQYNRVYKDTTEKTHRFEVFRANVGFIESFNAENHKFYLGINQFTDLTNEEFKATKANKGYKPSLERVPTGFRYENVSLDALPETIDWRTKGAVTPIKDQGQCGCCWAFSAVAATEGIVKLKTGKLISLSEQELVDCDVHGEDQGCEGGLMDDAFKFIIKNDGLTTESNYPYTATDDKCKSGTNGAATIKSYEDVPTNNEGALMQAVASQPVSVAVDGGDMTFQFYKGGVMTGSCGTDLDHGIAAIGYGKTSDGTKYWLLKNSWGTTWGENGYLRMEKDITDKRGMCGLAMEPSYPTA, from the exons ATGCACAGTGTGTCTACTCTGCAGAGTGTTACACACTACCGTTCAGCTTTGAGCTACAACGCCGCACAACCCAGCAACTGCAGCACATGCTATACAAGGTGTCCACCCGCACAACACGGCCACCACAACTGTTGTGAGATATGGTACTTCTACGAAGTTGTGAATGGAAAGGAGCATTTGAGTGGCAGGGAA AAACACAAAGCAGAGCACATATTGCAGACCAGCAGTAGCAAGCAGTCCATCAAACATACCATGGCCATCTCAAAAGCTTTGATCCTTAGCATCCTCGGGTGCCTCTGCTTCTGCAGTTCGGTCCTAGCAGCTCGGGAGCTCAACGATGACTTGTCAATGGTGGCAAGGCATGAGAGTTGGATGGTGCAGTACAACCGTGTGTACAAGGACACTACTGAGAAGACACATCGATTTGAGGTGTTCAGGGCCAATGTCGGGTTCATCGAGTCGTTTAACGCCGAGAACCACAAGTTCTATTTGGGCATCAATCAGTTCACTGACCTGACCAACGAGGAGTTCAAGGCGACAAAGGCTAACAAGGGGTACAAACCAAGCTTGGAGAGGGTGCCTACCGGATTCAGGTACGAGAATGTAAGTCTCGATGCACTTCCGGAAACCATAGACTGGAGGACCAAAGGTGCAGTTACTCCTATCAAGGATCAGGGCCAATGTG GTTGTTGTTGGGCGTTTTCTGCTGTCGCTGCTACGGAGGGCATCGTTAAGCTCAAAACTGGCAAGCTAATATCATTGTCGGAGCAAGAGTTGGTGGATTGTGATGTCCATGGTGAAGACCAAGGTTGTGAAGGAGGACTCATGGACGATGCCTTTAAGTTCATTATCAAAAATGATGGTCTCACCACCGAGTCCAACTACCCATATACCGCGACAGATGACAAGTGCAAGAGTGGAACCAATGGTGCCGCAACCATCAAAAGCTATGAGGATGTTCCAACCAACAACGAGGGAGCCCTCATGCAAGCCGTCGCAAGTCAACCTGTCTCGGTAGCTGTAGATGGAGGAGATATGACGTTCCAGTTTTACAAAGGTGGAGTAATGACGGGCTCATGTGGCACTGATCTAGACCATGGAATTGCAGCTATTGGTTATGGCAAGACCAGCGATGGCACAAAGTATTGGTTGTTGAAGAACTCATGGGGAACAACATGGGGCGAGAACGGATATTTAAGAATGGAGAAGGACATTACCGACAAGAGAGGCATGTGTGGCCTTGCAATGGAGCCTTCTTACCCCACTGCATAG